AGGTAAGAGAATCTGCAAGCCTGAGTGTCTAGAAAAAATTATGCAACGCAGAGTTACTGTTTACGGCTATGGGCCAAACCTTGAAACTGAAATAGAGGATATCAGGCCAGTTGGAACCCTCATATCAGCAGATGGTGCGACTTCCGTTCTTATGAAAAAAGGAATCATACCAGATATTATCGTTACCGATCTCGATGGAGATATTAAGGCGCAGATTGAAGCAAATTTTTGCGGTTCAATCGCTGTGATCCATGCACATGGTGACAATATTGAAAGGATTAGAAATGCTTTGCCTTTTTTTGAAGGCTGGGTCACGCCAACGACCCAGTCCGAGCCGTTCGGGAATGTTTACAATTTCGGTGGTTTTACGGACGGAGACAGAGCTGTCACCCTTGCGAGACACTTTGGTGCATCTCAGATTTATCTTGTCGGATTCGACTTTGAATCGGTGAGAGAGCAAGAGGGTAAGGATTCGATAATAAAGGCAAGAAAACTGAGGTGGGCAAGGCGAATCATTTTTGAACTCAATCCGCCGTCCGTCTCGCTGTTGATTCCTTGATCCAATTGAGGTAGTTCTCATGCCCCTCAACAATATCGTATCTCACGATGCACGGAATTTCATAAGGATGTATTTTTAGCACCAGCTGTTTGAGCCCTTCGAAGTCTTCTGTCCTGATTTTCAATAGCAGAATAAATTCGTCAGCTTCCTCAATGCGTTCTTTCCACCAATACAAAGACTTAATTGGAAAATAATTCGCACAGGCAGCAAGTCTCCTCTCGAGCACGGCTTGTGCAATGCTCTTTGCCGACCTATGATCTGGTGTGGTGATTAAAACGGTGGAATACACTAAAGTTCATAGAAAGATTCTCTATTTAAATTTACGGTGTTGCTAAGTTGATTTGAATCTATCTAGTAAGCTGACATTGAAAGCACATTAGAAGAACGGAACCATTCAAAAAAATATGGTTGAGATTGCTTCCTCCTTTCAGACACGATTAAAATCAGAATTCGCCGGCAATGCTAAAACAGGCATTGAAAGCACTTATAACAATCAAGGATTGCTGTGATACCGTCTGGCTATTATGATATCATTTCAAAACCTATTTATAGCAACAAGGCTTTATCAAATATCCAGTCCCCTATTTGATTTCTTTGTGGGGGGATAAGGAGGAAATCAGAAATGGAAGGCGAAGGCGAAAGACTTCCCAGGGAGGGGGCACCTAAAGGCTCGATGACGAAAATTATCGCCGCGGTCATTGTAATCATCATTGTCGTCGCAGCCATCGCTGGTGCTGTTCTTCTCATGGGAGGAAAAGTCGTTGAAAACAAGAGCCCAACAGTCAGTGCAACAGCGGATGCAACCACCATTATTGCAGGCGAATCTGTCACCTTTGACGCATCAGATAGTACGGATCCAGACGGTGAAATCGTTCAATATATCTGGAATTTTGGTGACGGTGCTAC
This region of Methanomassiliicoccales archaeon genomic DNA includes:
- a CDS encoding DUF115 domain-containing protein, yielding MDFREWEPLYCKILEEFKFSRIDDELSARLLNTMIEGKRICKPECLEKIMQRRVTVYGYGPNLETEIEDIRPVGTLISADGATSVLMKKGIIPDIIVTDLDGDIKAQIEANFCGSIAVIHAHGDNIERIRNALPFFEGWVTPTTQSEPFGNVYNFGGFTDGDRAVTLARHFGASQIYLVGFDFESVREQEGKDSIIKARKLRWARRIIFELNPPSVSLLIP
- a CDS encoding divalent-cation tolerance protein CutA; this encodes MYSTVLITTPDHRSAKSIAQAVLERRLAACANYFPIKSLYWWKERIEEADEFILLLKIRTEDFEGLKQLVLKIHPYEIPCIVRYDIVEGHENYLNWIKESTARRTAD